One window from the genome of Anguilla rostrata isolate EN2019 chromosome 5, ASM1855537v3, whole genome shotgun sequence encodes:
- the LOC135255083 gene encoding Iroquois homeobox protein 5a-like isoform X1 — protein MAYPQGYLYQPSASLALYSCPAYSTSVISGPRTEELGRSSSGSAFAPYAGSTAFTSPSPGYNSHLQYGADSAAAATFTSYVGAPYDHATGMAGSIGYHPYAAPLGSYPYGDPTYRKNATRDATATLKAWLNEHRKNPYPTKGEKIMLAIITKMTLTQVSTWFANARRRLKKENKMTWTPRNRSEDEEEDENIDLEKNDEDETHKPADKGDSTDTESAEHKLNAEDITCDRFKEENLVKDIDPLLTDSDLKEQEDRTDLLPESPKPTTSSPENLPRGSELIAQKSTEMVHASNTMNGINCGSNVTSVIHSPPSAPKPKLWSLAEIATSSDRCKGSSDVPQAPGTGQSTIITANASSPPRSPTQCPFPNSTVLSRPIYYTSHFYPGYTNYGTFGHLHSNHGSNTGSAAHFNGLNQTVLNRAEALVRESKLRSQTVDHCKDSSYELKKGLDKITETLHGKGL, from the exons ATGGCGTATCCTCAGGGCTACTTGTATCAGCCGTCAGCTTCCTTGGCACTGTATTCTTGTCCGGCGTACAGTACGAGTGTGATTTCGGGACCTAGGACCGAGGAACTCGGAAGATCTTCTTCGGGGTCTGCGTTTGCTCCTTATGCCGGATCTACAGCATTCACCAGTCCCTCACCTGGCTACAACTCTCATCTCCAATACGGTGCAGACTCGGCAGCAGCTGCAACATTCACTTCTTACGTg gGAGCGCCATATGATCACGCGACAGGCATGGCCGGTTCTATAGGATATCACCCCTACGCGGCTCCCCTGGGTTCATATCCCTATGGGGACCCTACATACAGAAAAAACGCAACCAGGGACGCCACTGCCACTCTCAAGGCCTGGCTTAATGAGCACAGGAAAAATCCGTACCCCACAAAGGGTGAGAAAATCATGCTGGCCATAATAACCAAAATGACCCTCACTCAAGTGTCCACCTGGTTCGCCAACGCGAGGAGAAGGCTTAAGAAGGAGAACAAGATGACCTGGACCCCAAGGAACAGAagcgaggatgaggaggaggatgaaaaTATTGATCTAGAGAAAAATGACGAAGACGAGACGCACAAGCCTGCAGACAAGGGGGACTCAACAGACACCGAGTCAG CAGAACATAAACTGAACGCGGAGGATATTACCTGCGACAGATTTAAAGAAGAGAATCTCGTCAAAGACATAGACCCCCTTTTGACGGACTCGGATTTAAAAGAGCAAGAGGACCGGACAGATTTATTACCCGAATCTCCCAAACCTACCACCTCTTCTCCTGAAAACTTGCCTCGAGGATCTGAGCTTATTGCGCAGAAGTCTACAGAAATGGTTCACGCGTCGAACACGATGAACGGCATCAACTGCGGCAGCAACGTGACGTCTGTAATTCATTCACCCCCCTCTGCTCCCAAACCCAAACTCTGGTCTCTCGCTGAGATTGCAACGTCTTCTGACAGGTGCAAAGGAAGCAGCGATGTGCCGCAGGCCCCAGGAACGGGTCAAAGTACCATAATCACGGCCAACGCATCGTCACCACCTCGTTCACCTACACAATGCCCTTTTCCAAACAGCACAGTTCTTTCCAGGCCTATTTACTACACATCCCATTTTTACCCAGGTTACACGAACTATGGCACGTTCGGACATCTTCACAGCAACCACGGATCCAACACGGGCTCCGCCGCACACTTCAATGGATTAAACCAGACTGTATTAAATAGAGCAGAGGCTCTTGTAAGAGAAAGCAAATTGAGAAGTCAAACAGTAGATCATTGTAAAGACTCCTCTTATGAACTAAAGAAAG
- the LOC135255083 gene encoding Iroquois homeobox protein 5a-like isoform X2 yields the protein MAYPQGYLYQPSASLALYSCPAYSTSVISGPRTEELGRSSSGSAFAPYAGSTAFTSPSPGYNSHLQYGADSAAAATFTSYVGAPYDHATGMAGSIGYHPYAAPLGSYPYGDPTYRKNATRDATATLKAWLNEHRKNPYPTKGEKIMLAIITKMTLTQVSTWFANARRRLKKENKMTWTPRNRSEDEEEDENIDLEKNDEDETHKPADKGDSTDTESEHKLNAEDITCDRFKEENLVKDIDPLLTDSDLKEQEDRTDLLPESPKPTTSSPENLPRGSELIAQKSTEMVHASNTMNGINCGSNVTSVIHSPPSAPKPKLWSLAEIATSSDRCKGSSDVPQAPGTGQSTIITANASSPPRSPTQCPFPNSTVLSRPIYYTSHFYPGYTNYGTFGHLHSNHGSNTGSAAHFNGLNQTVLNRAEALVRESKLRSQTVDHCKDSSYELKKGLDKITETLHGKGL from the exons ATGGCGTATCCTCAGGGCTACTTGTATCAGCCGTCAGCTTCCTTGGCACTGTATTCTTGTCCGGCGTACAGTACGAGTGTGATTTCGGGACCTAGGACCGAGGAACTCGGAAGATCTTCTTCGGGGTCTGCGTTTGCTCCTTATGCCGGATCTACAGCATTCACCAGTCCCTCACCTGGCTACAACTCTCATCTCCAATACGGTGCAGACTCGGCAGCAGCTGCAACATTCACTTCTTACGTg gGAGCGCCATATGATCACGCGACAGGCATGGCCGGTTCTATAGGATATCACCCCTACGCGGCTCCCCTGGGTTCATATCCCTATGGGGACCCTACATACAGAAAAAACGCAACCAGGGACGCCACTGCCACTCTCAAGGCCTGGCTTAATGAGCACAGGAAAAATCCGTACCCCACAAAGGGTGAGAAAATCATGCTGGCCATAATAACCAAAATGACCCTCACTCAAGTGTCCACCTGGTTCGCCAACGCGAGGAGAAGGCTTAAGAAGGAGAACAAGATGACCTGGACCCCAAGGAACAGAagcgaggatgaggaggaggatgaaaaTATTGATCTAGAGAAAAATGACGAAGACGAGACGCACAAGCCTGCAGACAAGGGGGACTCAACAGACACCGAGTCAG AACATAAACTGAACGCGGAGGATATTACCTGCGACAGATTTAAAGAAGAGAATCTCGTCAAAGACATAGACCCCCTTTTGACGGACTCGGATTTAAAAGAGCAAGAGGACCGGACAGATTTATTACCCGAATCTCCCAAACCTACCACCTCTTCTCCTGAAAACTTGCCTCGAGGATCTGAGCTTATTGCGCAGAAGTCTACAGAAATGGTTCACGCGTCGAACACGATGAACGGCATCAACTGCGGCAGCAACGTGACGTCTGTAATTCATTCACCCCCCTCTGCTCCCAAACCCAAACTCTGGTCTCTCGCTGAGATTGCAACGTCTTCTGACAGGTGCAAAGGAAGCAGCGATGTGCCGCAGGCCCCAGGAACGGGTCAAAGTACCATAATCACGGCCAACGCATCGTCACCACCTCGTTCACCTACACAATGCCCTTTTCCAAACAGCACAGTTCTTTCCAGGCCTATTTACTACACATCCCATTTTTACCCAGGTTACACGAACTATGGCACGTTCGGACATCTTCACAGCAACCACGGATCCAACACGGGCTCCGCCGCACACTTCAATGGATTAAACCAGACTGTATTAAATAGAGCAGAGGCTCTTGTAAGAGAAAGCAAATTGAGAAGTCAAACAGTAGATCATTGTAAAGACTCCTCTTATGAACTAAAGAAAG